A section of the Desulfobacteraceae bacterium genome encodes:
- a CDS encoding energy-coupling factor ABC transporter ATP-binding protein, with amino-acid sequence MDIITIENLSHRFADGRIGLQAVDLAIAAGSFVVICGPNGSGKTTLLRHLNGLLHPTTGSVTVDGVAVAADLRRARQRVGMVFQDADSQIVGETVYDDVAFGPENLKLTGAEIHRRVRRALADVGLEGFADQSPHHLSGGEKRRLAIAGVLAMGPRVIVFDEPFSNLDFPGVKQVLGQIVTLHRKGHTVL; translated from the coding sequence GTGGATATCATCACCATCGAAAATCTCAGCCATCGCTTTGCCGACGGCCGCATCGGCCTGCAGGCCGTTGACCTCGCCATCGCGGCCGGCAGCTTCGTCGTGATCTGCGGCCCCAACGGTTCCGGCAAGACCACCCTGCTGCGGCACTTAAACGGGCTGCTGCACCCCACCACGGGCAGCGTGACCGTCGACGGGGTGGCGGTGGCGGCCGATCTGCGGCGCGCCCGGCAGCGGGTGGGGATGGTCTTTCAAGATGCCGACAGCCAGATCGTGGGCGAAACGGTCTATGACGATGTGGCCTTCGGGCCGGAAAACCTGAAACTGACGGGCGCCGAAATCCACCGGCGGGTGCGCCGGGCATTGGCCGACGTGGGTCTGGAGGGCTTTGCCGACCAGAGCCCGCACCACCTTTCGGGCGGGGAGAAGCGGCGTCTGGCCATCGCCGGGGTCCTGGCGATGGGGCCGCGGGTGATCGTTTTCGACGAACCCTTTTCGAACCTCGACTTTCCCGGCGTCAAACAGGTGCTGGGGCAGATCGTGACCCTGCACCGCAAGGGTCACACGGTTCTG
- a CDS encoding biotin transporter BioY, whose amino-acid sequence MAKNLRMTVYTALMAALMAAGAYIVIPVGPVPIVLQNLFIMLAGLLLGPRWGTASVGLYLLAGAFGLPVFAGGSGGLAKYAGPTGGYLVGFLPAVYLIGLISRRHGRRAFWDVLAMVLGTAVIYALGATWLKVWTQLSFEKALATGVLPFLIGDALKIAAAVPIARALRPVVRG is encoded by the coding sequence ATGGCCAAAAACTTGCGCATGACGGTTTACACCGCCCTGATGGCGGCCCTGATGGCGGCCGGGGCGTATATCGTTATCCCGGTGGGACCGGTGCCCATCGTTCTCCAGAACCTGTTCATCATGCTGGCGGGCCTGCTCCTGGGGCCACGCTGGGGAACGGCCAGCGTGGGACTCTACCTGCTGGCCGGGGCCTTCGGACTGCCGGTTTTTGCCGGCGGCAGCGGCGGGCTGGCAAAGTATGCCGGCCCCACCGGCGGCTACCTTGTGGGGTTTCTGCCGGCGGTCTACCTGATCGGTCTGATCTCCCGTCGGCACGGCCGGCGGGCCTTCTGGGACGTGCTGGCCATGGTGCTCGGGACGGCGGTGATCTATGCCCTGGGCGCCACCTGGCTGAAGGTCTGGACCCAGCTGAGCTTCGAGAAGGCCCTGGCCACCGGCGTGCTGCCCTTCTTAATCGGCGACGCCCTCAAGATTGCGGCCGCGGTGCCCATCGCGCGCGCCCTGCGGCCGGTGGTCCGCGGCTAG